The Kribbella sp. NBC_00662 nucleotide sequence GGCCGCACCTACCGCAAATCAATAGCCCCCACCTGGCAGCACTGACCGCGGTCGTAGGCCGTACTTCTCCAGCACGAACCGCCAGAACAACGGCACCGCATCTGCGACCGGCCGATCGATCAGGTCGTTCCGGCCGCTCGAGGACAGATGCTCGATCCGCACCATCCCGTTCGCCGGCCGCCGCAACGAACTCGGCGACCGCACCGCGATCACGTCGTACGGCGGCTCCGGGACAGGGCGCGGTACGACGAGGATGTCGTGCATCGACGTGGTGCCTGCCAGCAGGTCCGTGGAGCTGCTGGCGATCACGCTCTCCGCAACAGCCACCATGTGACCGAACTGCGGCGCCTTCTCCGCCAATGCCGACAGGAACGTGTGGATCTCGTCCCACGGAGTGTCCAGGAACGGCTCACGCCTGCCGAAGGTGCGCACGGCAACTGGTTCAGGCGGCTGGTTTTAGTTCTACTGCTACCTGCCAGACGCGGGTGCGGACGGTGTCTATGTCGGCGGAGGCGTCTACCTCGTGGTGGATGCCGCGGTTGGCGTAGAAGTGGATCAGCGGCGCGGTTTGCTCGTGGTAGACCTCGAAGCGGCGGCGGATGACCTCTTCGGTGTCGTCGGAGCGGTGCTCGATCTCGGCGCGGCGGAGGAGGCGGTGGACCAGCGAGTCGACGGCGACCTGGAGGACCAGGGCCGCGTCGAGCTCACGCCCTTGCTCGTCGAGGATGTCGTCCAGTACGCCGGCCTGGGTGAGGGTGCGCGGGTAGCCGTCCAGGACGAAGCCCGCAGCGGCGTCGGCCGCGGCGAGCCGGTCGCGAACCATTTCGTTGGTCACCTCGTCGGGCACGTACTCGCCCGCGTCGAGGTAGCGCTTGGCCGTCCGCCCGAGCTCGGTGTCGTCCGCGATGTTGCGGCGGAACAGATCACCGGTGGAGATGACCGGCACCCCGAGATGGTCGGCCAGGTGACCCGCGTGCGTCCCTTTACCCGCCCCCGGCGGCCCCATCAGCAAGACAGTGGTCACGGCACCCTCCTGACCCTCGGTAAGTCCCAAAGAATATTGGACCTTCCGCAACTGCGGTACGGCGTACGTCACTCCGAATCTCCGGAATACGTCACACCGCGCGTTACTGTCCGGAACCGCTACTTCTCGAGCAAATCCCACGTCGACAGGCAGAACGGATGCCCGGCCGGGTCCGCGAACACCAGACAGTGATCGGCGTTCGGCTGATGTTCGTACTGCGTCGCACCCGCCGCGAGCACCAACTCGGCGGCGGCCGCGAGGTCCTCGACGTAGAAATCCAGGTGGAACTGGATCGGCACCGTGGGATCCGGCCAGGTCGGCGGCACATGTGTCGGGTCGCTCTGAAAGTCGATCCGCCCGCCCGGCCCGTCGACGGTCGCCCAGACCGGGTCGGTGTAGACCACCTTCCCGCCGGTGATCTGGGCGTAGAACTGTCCGAGCGCCGCCGCGTCCGGACAGTTGATCGTCGGCGAACTCAGCCGGATCCCGGTGCCATCCATCTCAGAAGATCATTTCCGGGCGAAGCTCGATGACATCGCCCGGCCCGGCGAACTTGGCCGCCAGCTCCTCGGCCCGCTCCCGCGTCGCGCAGTCCAGCACGAAGAATCCCGCCAGCTGCTCCTTCGACTCCGCGTACGGACCGTCGGTGCTGACCGGCCGCTTCCCCTCCCACCGGTACGTGCGCGTCGTCGACGGCGCATCCAGCGCGAGC carries:
- a CDS encoding adenylate kinase is translated as MTTVLLMGPPGAGKGTHAGHLADHLGVPVISTGDLFRRNIADDTELGRTAKRYLDAGEYVPDEVTNEMVRDRLAAADAAAGFVLDGYPRTLTQAGVLDDILDEQGRELDAALVLQVAVDSLVHRLLRRAEIEHRSDDTEEVIRRRFEVYHEQTAPLIHFYANRGIHHEVDASADIDTVRTRVWQVAVELKPAA
- a CDS encoding VOC family protein — encoded protein: MDGTGIRLSSPTINCPDAAALGQFYAQITGGKVVYTDPVWATVDGPGGRIDFQSDPTHVPPTWPDPTVPIQFHLDFYVEDLAAAAELVLAAGATQYEHQPNADHCLVFADPAGHPFCLSTWDLLEK
- a CDS encoding YciI family protein, translating into MKYVVLIHSNPQPWGHPTIDFTEVGRSIPADEREAMGKEFDAMLAELSASGELVSGLALDAPSTTRTYRWEGKRPVSTDGPYAESKEQLAGFFVLDCATRERAEELAAKFAGPGDVIELRPEMIF